The sequence CCCGCCGGAGACGGCGATGGTGTAGCTCCATGTCCTGCCGACCGCCACATGGCCCACGGTGTGCGTGGTCTGGCCGCCGGAGGGCGAGTTCTCGGTGCCGAGCACGATGTCGCCGTCCGCGTGGTAATACAGCTCCAGCAGCGGCTTGGTGGACGAGCCGCCGGAGCCCAGGTGGATCTGGCCCACGCAGACGTTCTTGGTCACCGAGACCACCCGCAGGGTCGCGCTCATCCGGTGGGAGCCGTTGAGCGGCCAGTCGGCGGGGCTGCCGCTCCGGTTCATCTCGCGCAGCTCCGAGCGGGCGTAGTTCGAGTTCGGCGTGGTCACGCCTTTCTCGGGTGCCCAGAAGGTCATCGCGCCGTCGCGTGTGTCGGTGTAGAAGTAGGCGTCCTGGTAGCCGTTCGCGCCCTGGAGCCGGGACGAGGGGATGGTGGTCGGGGAGCCGGGCGAGCCGACCGGCTCCTGCAACTGCCATATCGACAGGTCGAAGTTGCCGCCGGGCGCGACATGCGGGTCTGCCGCGTCGGCGCTGCCACCGGTGAGAGCGGTGAGAGTGAGGGCGAAGCCCGCGGCGGTCGCGGCCGCGAGCAGCCTGGGACGGGTCACGTGGGGGGTCCTTCCGCCAGAAGGATGCGCCCATTGTTCAGAAGTTCATAACTGTGAACGCTGGACGCATCCTTGTTCATCGGTGACCCGTGAAGCTAGAGGTCTGAACCAGACACGTCAAGAGGGTCAGCAGGCGCCCTCGTCCTGCCACGGGCCCCACTCCGAGGCGCCGGGGGCCTCGTTCTGGGTCCACCACTTGGCCTTCCAGTTGTGCTTGCTGTACGAGACCTCGTTCCCCGCCGTGTACACGGCCGTCGAACTCCAGGCGGTCTTGCAGGAGGCGGGGGTCGGCGTCGGCGTGGGTGTCGGTGTGGAGGAGGGCGGGGTGGCGCCCGCGAACCGCACCGAGTACTTGGCGAAGTCCCAGGAGTTCTGCGTCACGCTGGAGCAGGTCCCGGACGTGCGGCCGCCGTTGTCGGGCGGCGTGCACTGGCGGTCCCGGTTCAGGGACCAGAACGTGAAGCGGTCCATGTTGTGGCTCGTGGCGTAGTCCAGCACGGTCTGGAAGTCGGACTGTGTGAAGTACTCGCCGGTGTCGCTGCGGCCGTTCATTCCGGAGAAGCCCTCATGGGCGTAGGCGGTCGCCTGGTCCCAGCCGAACGTGGACTGCAGGATCGAGTTGAAGTTGGTGAGCGCGCCGGTCTGGCTCGCCGCCCCGTTGAAGCCGCCGTCGAAGGGCATGATGGAGAAGTTGTTCGGGGTGAACCCCTGCGACTTGGCCTCCAGCAGCATCTGCTTGCCGAACCAGCCGGTG is a genomic window of Streptomyces griseochromogenes containing:
- a CDS encoding polysaccharide lyase family 7 protein codes for the protein MTRPRLLAAATAAGFALTLTALTGGSADAADPHVAPGGNFDLSIWQLQEPVGSPGSPTTIPSSRLQGANGYQDAYFYTDTRDGAMTFWAPEKGVTTPNSNYARSELREMNRSGSPADWPLNGSHRMSATLRVVSVTKNVCVGQIHLGSGGSSTKPLLELYYHADGDIVLGTENSPSGGQTTHTVGHVAVGRTWSYTIAVSGGNTIDLTVNGTTTHYAIPSSFSPYKQYFKAGSYNQSSSDSTTKGARVAFYGLTVSHG
- a CDS encoding chitinase encodes the protein MRRLHACLGATAAVTLAAAGTTALVAGNASGATTALDNRWYAAAPYLMPLDNDPPDASAIMDATGLKAFQLAFILAPNGGGCSPTWGGTAPVSSDTAVQSVINTIRAKGGDVSVSIGGYGGTKLGQSCSDAASTAVAYQQVITKYGLHAIDFDLEEPEYENSAAIKNEIGAAKILQQNNPGLYVSVTTAGTADGTGWFGKQMLLEAKSQGFTPNNFSIMPFDGGFNGAASQTGALTNFNSILQSTFGWDQATAYAHEGFSGMNGRSDTGEYFTQSDFQTVLDYATSHNMDRFTFWSLNRDRQCTPPDNGGRTSGTCSSVTQNSWDFAKYSVRFAGATPPSSTPTPTPTPTPASCKTAWSSTAVYTAGNEVSYSKHNWKAKWWTQNEAPGASEWGPWQDEGAC